One window of Branchiostoma lanceolatum isolate klBraLanc5 chromosome 8, klBraLanc5.hap2, whole genome shotgun sequence genomic DNA carries:
- the LOC136439598 gene encoding uncharacterized protein, with translation MTEKFWFERSPRRGRIQYRARSATDRAHEAYCLRSRVSTSSMPNYPNNTGSKPNSLYPPATASQHSDTWNQHLSKLTTNMQQLILLDGKHGVPSLSCASRPVSSDIWATMSTGGSSNNEQLWKKDTHNGVEGNKGYDNRAAHAMSWLAARRRTLEMARIKNLSNPEWVLPNRRIKHVDFVDPSGSFLHIHSKFNRLGINLLCPCGFHDVSGKRINLETSDTGHKTTALYRDSSYSLQDGLVFLSHPLRTDDTIVLRIKRVDRRMSILYMCLTSTDPAMLSPVSLPAGRQSPNFKSPVWCQSDVLHGLKSGDHLFIRLTDEGNLYCQRNDEEERFILHVFDLSQHLWLGLCLSIGIRKVQLVGLIPREAPVPRNTPEDVHVDLGRKAVSCLCHVCNKNVGEKVVFTCGHVRLCPSCEARLWCRMCGRPMCRSSCPVCTPLPETTPSPQVDM, from the exons ATGACGGAGAAGTTCTGGTTTGAGAGGAGCCCCAGGAGAGGGCGAATACAATATCGAGCAAG GAGTGCTACAGACCGCGCACATGAAGCGTACTGCCTGAGGAGCAGAGTTTCTACAAGTTCCATGCCTAATTATCCCAATAACACCGGTTCCAAACCAAACAGCCTTTACCCACCGGCCACTGCTTCACAACATTCTGACACCTGGAACCAACACCTGTCAAAATTGACCACAAATATGCAGCAGCTGATCCTCTTAGACGGGAAACATGGCGTGCCTTCCCTCAGCTGTGCATCAAGACCAGTCTCCTCAGATATCTGGGCGACCATGTCAACAGGAGGGAGTTCAAACAATGAACAGTTATGGaagaaagacacacacaacGGAGTAGAAGGAAACAAAGGTTACGACAACAGAGCTGCACATGCCATGTCCTGGCTGGCAGCAAGAAGACGAACACTGGAGATGGCAAGGATTAAGAACCTATCTAATCCTGAATGGGTTCTTCCTAACAGGAGAATCAAACATGTGGACTTTGTAGATCCTTCAGGTTCCTTCTTGCACATTCACTCGAAATTCAATAGACTTGGAATTAACCTCCTTTGTCCGTGTGGATTCCATGACGTTTCTGGGAAGAGGATTAATCTTGAGACGAGTGACACGGGACACAAGACTACAGCTCTGTACAGGGATTCTTCTTATTCCCTGCAGGACGGCCTTGTTTTCTTATCGCATCCATTACGTACTGATGACACCATTGTGTTGAGGATTAAGAGAGTTGATAGAAGAATGAGTATTCTGTACATGTGCCTAACCTCCACTGACCCGGCCATGCTGTCTCCAGTGTCCCTTCCAGCTGGACGCCAGAGTCCAAACTTCAAGTCCCCAGTCTGGTGTCAGTCTGATGTACTTCATGGCCTGAAGTCTGGTGATCACCTCTTCATCAG GTTAACTGATGAAGGAAACCTGTACTGTCAAAGGAATGACGAAGAAGAACGCTTCATCCTCCATGTGTTTGATCTGTCTCAGCACCTCTGGCTTGGCCTGTGCCTCAGTATTGGTATTAGGAAAGTCCAACTAGTGG GACTGATCCCGAGGGAGGCACCAGTACCCAGGAACACTCCTGAGGACGTGCATGTAGACCTGGGGAGGAAGGCTGTTTCATGCCTCTGTCACGTCTGCAACAA GAACGTTGGTGAGAAGGTTGTGTTTACTTGTGGTCATGTTCGGCTGTGTCCATCATGTGAGGCCCGGCTGTGGTGTAGGATGTGTGGCAGGCCCATGTGCCGGTCCAGCTGTCCTGTCTGCACGCCCCTTCCTGAGACAACACCTTCTCCACAAGTGGACATGTAG